A genomic stretch from Canis lupus familiaris isolate Mischka breed German Shepherd chromosome 17, alternate assembly UU_Cfam_GSD_1.0, whole genome shotgun sequence includes:
- the TCHHL1 gene encoding trichohyalin-like protein 1 — MPRLLRDVLCIIKTFHKYAQEDGNKATLTCTELKQLIQGEFGDILQPYAIHAVEKNLNLLNIDKSTISFDEFVLAIFNLLNLCYLDIQSLLKSEPRQVSKPEEKPDDLDLQVTSSTGQQTEQTPPTQDRVVPPSGMTSSAQLSFVGRGAVGYNGAKNTKTYNLPVEASGRNDPENQHPEGDQWSQDVAQDVSATRDNGVQLETNKLTADSEQTDSPTKQERQEKESPRERDKPVREQSDTKKSDRFGEHEGNLRLQSSPPGKTTKRPSKDQKVATEKDVKEHSKTQELSLTGKYEPSSEHTNLPEQATAQKPLQTEKLTDPDDDGSTFETQGQGEDADRTPPETKNLAESGDDSRASETQEPPAQEKKHETKDLLVQGDIRNVSEIPDAQVIRKKRRSPMAHGTAGQKENERKIQLSTLEDQSQDGKYQELQESSKERDAVEDSKTQVSSSEGEQNHSEIERAVTPGEEARHAEEGIAEARMSSKNAPAAEETPGARERTQDLAPLKNPSGEENENVTKTHDKPVKEDVGYLGEDPEATITQNNESFWEIPNSLTPEDGDNSSETTDPPVQGDSQNKVDPLRESMERSHNNNPDTKKQVALGEESRTQEAVVLEVRGEDKLTEESEWAAREEYRSQGLGTKDQGPAVHPDGHPEAQKSISRGENRKSLETEIPGTLEADVTDQSSIRQLSAEEDSRKKLKAQSPSTKGEESRAQETQEAPVKNLDDNSASSKAHFERDEPATLEEDEGPQYLAGEANDQQNPAKKGYDVSVPQSSLVEKMQMDQESGSVERSTIYSSPLYQYLQEKILQQMDMTPVEQQNQALSARASSPELLNNQSSASLTSEGSDCPIIFSDSQALQYYNWEHLPDADPSDAQQTSAPQASDMQGHPQEKKSVLQREASTKKQ, encoded by the exons ATGCCTCGGCTCCTGAGAGATGTCCTCTGTATAATCAAGACATTCCACAAGTATGCCCAGGAGGACGGTAACAAGGCAACACTGACCTGTACAGAGCTGAAACAGCTCATTCAGGGCGAGTTTGGGGACATTCTTCAG CCATATGCCATTCATGCTGTGGAGAAAAACTTGAACCTTCTGAATATTGACAAGAGCACCATCAGTTTTGATGAATTTGTTCTTGCAATCTTCAACCTTTTGAACCTCTGCTATCTTGATATACAATCCTTACTAAAATCAGAACCAAGACAAGTGTCTAAACCAGAGGAGAAGCCAGATGATCTAGATCTTCAGGTGACCAGTAGCACTGGCCAGcagacagaacaaactccaccaACTCAAGACAGAGTGGTACCTCCTTCAGGAATGACATCATCAGCTCAGCTCAGCTTCGTGGGAAGGGGGGCAGTTGGATACAATGGGGCCAAAAACACCAAGACTTACAATCTGCCAGTAGAAGCATCCGGGCGCAATGACCCTGAGAACCAACACCCAGAAGGAGATCAATGGAGCCAGGATGTGGCCCAAGATGTATCAGCAACAAGAGACAATGGAGTTCAACTTGAGACAAATAAGCTAACAGCAGATTCAGAACAGACTGACAGTCCCACAAAGCAGGAGAGACAGGAAAAGGAGAGTCCCAGGGAAAGAGATAAACCAGTCAGGGAACAAAGTGACACGAAGAAAAGTGATCGATTTGGAGAACACGAAGGGAACCTGAGACTCCAAAGTTCTCCACcaggaaaaacaacaaagaggCCTTCCAAAGATCAGAAAGTTGCAACAGAAAAGGATGTTAAGGAACATTCTAAAACACAAGAACTGTCGCTGACAGGAAAATATGAGCCCAGTTCAGAGCATACCAATCTACCAGAACAAGCTACTGCCCAGAAACCATTGCAGACAGAGAAACTAACTGATCCTGACGATGATGGTAGTACATTTGAGACCCAAGGACAAGGAGAGGATGCCGATAGGACACCACCTGAAACAAAGAATCTAGCTGAATCTGGGGATGACAGTAGAGCATCTGAGACCCAAGAACCAccagcacaagaaaaaaaacatgaaacaaaggACCTGCTTGTCCAAGGTGATATCAGAAATGTTTCAGAAATACCTGATGCTCAAGTtataaggaagaagaggagaagccCTATGGCCCATGGAACAGCagggcagaaagaaaatgagagaaaaattcaGCTATCAACCCTGGAAGACCAATCACAGGATGGGAAGTATCAGGAACTCCAAGAGTCATCAAAAGAAAGGGATGCTGTAGAAGATTCTAAAACACAAGTGTCAAGCTCAGAAGGAGAACAGAACCATTCTGAAATTGAAAGAGCAGTCACCCCAGGAGAAGAGGCAAGACATGCTGAGGAAGGCATAGCAGAAGCACGTATGAGCAGCAAAAACGCCCCTGCAGCAGAAGAGACACCaggagcaagagaaagaacacaagactTAGCACCACTCAAGAACCCGtctggagaagaaaatgagaatgtcaCCAAGACTCATGACAAGCCAGTCAAGGAGGATGTTGGTTATCTGGGAGAGGATCCCGAGGCCACAATCACACAGAATAATGAGAGTTTTTGGGAAATTCCCAATAGCCTTACTCCAGAGGATGGTGACAACAGCTCAGAGACAACTGATCCACCTGTGCAAGGAGATTCCCAGAATAAAGTAGACCCTCTTAGAGAGTCTATGGAAAGAAGTCACAATAATAACCCAGACACTAAGAAACAGGTAGCACTGGGTGAGGAAAGCAGAACTCAGGAGGCAGTGGTGCTGGAAGTCAGAGGAGAAGATAAGCTCACCGAGGAATCAGAATGGGCTGCCAGAGAAGAGTACAGGAGTCAGGGCTTAGGGACCAAAGACCAAGGTCCAGCTGTGCACCCTGATGGACATCCAGAAGCACAGAAGTCCATAtcaagaggagaaaacagaaagtcCCTTGAGACAGAGATCCCAGGTACACTGGAGGCAGATGTCACTGACCAGTCTTCCATAAGACAGCTTTCAGCAGAGGAAGACAGCAGAAAAAAGTTAAAGGCACAGAGCCCAAGTACCAAAGGAGAGGAAAGTAGAGCACAGGAGACCCAGGAGGCTCCAGTAAAAAATCTGGATGACAATTCAGCCTCCTCCAAAGCACACTTTGAAAGAGATGAACCTGCAACATTAGAGGAGGATGAAGGCCCCCAATATTTGGCAGGAGAAGCCAATGACCAACAAAATCCAGCCAAGAAAGGATATGATGTTTCAGTCCCCCAGTCAAGCCTTGTAGAGAAGATGCAGATGGACCAAGAATCTGGTTCTGTGGAGAGAAGTACAATCTATTCCAGTCCTCTGTACCAGTACCTGCAAGAGAAGATACTGCAACAAATGGATATGACCCCAGTGGAGCAGCAAAATCAAGCTCTGTCAGCTAGAGCGTCAAGCCCAGAGCTCCTCAACAACCAGTCAAGTGCATCCCTCACCAGTGAGGGCTCAGATTGTCCCATCATCTTCAGTGACAGCCAAGCATTACAATATTACAACTGGGAACATCTGCCTGATGCAGATCCTTCTGATGCACAGCAAACATCAGCTCCCCAAGCCTCAGATATGCAGGGCCACCCTCAGGAAAAGAAATCAGTACTACAAAGGGAGGCAAGCACCAAAAAGCAGTGA